One window of the Camelina sativa cultivar DH55 chromosome 1, Cs, whole genome shotgun sequence genome contains the following:
- the LOC104792138 gene encoding translocase of chloroplast 132, chloroplastic-like, giving the protein MGDGTEFVVRSDKEENIIKIGEDEQVVKNDLVGSDKTRDDNEDEVFMEAIGSEDDDEQEEGTKRESFEADQLQKDSPLKDENEVEDFEEAVGDDLDETSSTEGGVKDLKVVGERHEEAEFDSLIPEMNGDNGEAGAENSYGQIESSLDVVENTEIVHSNGSSLTSEGVTIENGKTRSFSENGVNSPKNKDLAAEVISEAVGPEEPWDDGIEVESWEERVDGIRTEEEVKGNEGANTNSVEKGSVCIDNESEAKTIGETGVDYTSKIVENASGDKSENNSIGVASTETSSPLDNSSSRDKGGDNTCLKPEQQLPSSPNSNLESIELHSNSSSPGVTCRENGAVQNPNGGHDVQQSPQPKTEVEKQQSSRVNLDPEIKENSHVGRESEVVSSVSPAESRSNPAALPPARPAGLGRASPLLEPAPRAPQQSRVNGNVSHNQSQQTEDSTNAETDEHDETREKLQLIRVKFLRLAHRLGQTPHNVVVAQVLYRLGLAEQLRGRNGSRVGAFSFDRASAMAEQLEAAGQDPLDFSCTIMVLGKSGVGKSATINSIFDEVKFCTDAFQMGTKRVQDVEGFVQGIKVRVIDTPGLLPSWSDQAKNEKILNSVKAFIKKSPPDIVLYLDRLDMQSRDSGDMPLLRTISDVFGPSIWFNAIVGLTHAASVPPDGPNGTASSYDMFVTQRSHVIQQAIRQAAGDMRLMNPVSLVENHSACRTNRAGQRVLPNGQVWKPHLLLLSFASKILAEANALLKLQDNIPGRPFVARSKAPPLPFLLSSLLQSRPQPKLPEQQYGDEEDEDDLDGSSDSDEESEYDQLPPFKSLTKAQMATLSRSQKKQYLDEMEYREKLLMKKQMKEERKRRKMFKKFAAEIKDLPDGYNENVEEESGGPASVPVPMPDLSLPASFDSDNPTHRYRYLDSSNQWLVRPVLETHGWDHDIGYEGVNAERLFVVKEKIPISVSGQVTKDKKDANVQLEMASSVKHGEGKSTSLGFDMQTVGKELAYTLRSETRFNNFRRNKAAAGLSVTLLGDSVSAGVKVEDKLIANKWFRMVMSGGAMTSRGDVAYGGSLEAQLRDKDYPLGRFLTTLGLSVMDWHGDLAIGGNIQSQVPIGRSSNLIARANLNNRGAGQVSVRVNSSEQLQLAMVAIVPLFKKLLSYYSPQTQYGQ; this is encoded by the coding sequence ATGGGAGATGGGACTGAGTTTGTGGTTAGGTCAGATAAGGAAGAGAATATAATAAAGATTGGTGAGGATGAGCAAGTAGTGAAGAATGACTTGGTGGGATCTGATAAAACTAGGGATGATAACGAAGATGAGGTTTTTATGGAAGCTATTGGttcagaagatgatgatgagcagGAGGAGGGTACAAAACGTGAATCGTTTGAAGCCGATCAATTGCAAAAGGATTCACCTTTGAAGGATGAGAATGAAGTGGAGGATTTTGAAGAGGCAGTGGGTGATGATCTGGATGAAACAAGTAGCACCGAAGGGGGAGTGAAAGATTTGAAGGTTGTTGGAGAGAGGCATGAAGAAGCTGAATTTGATTCTTTGATTCCTGAAATGAATGGTGATAACGGGGAAGCAGGTGCAGAAAATAGTTATGGTCAAATTGAATCAAGCTTGGATGTTGTTGAGAACACTGAGATTGTTCATTCCAATGGTTCCAGTTTAACGTCTGAGGGTGTGACTATTGAAAACGGAAAGACTCGTTCTTTTTCGGAAAATGGAGTAAACTCTCCTAAGAATAAAGATCTAGCGGCTGAAGTTATCTCAGAAGCTGTTGGGCCTGAGGAACCATGGGATGATGGCATTGAAGTCGAAAGTTGGGAGGAAAGAGTTGATGGCATACGTACAGAAGAAGAGGTTAAGGGAAATGAAGGAGCAAATACGAATAGTGTTGAGAAGGGTTCAGTATGTATTGACAATGAGTCTGAGGCAAAAACAATTGGTGAGACCGGTGTCGACTACACTAGTAAAATTGTTGAAAATGCTTCAGGTGATAAATCTGAGAACAATAGTATTGGAGTGGCAAGTACTGAGACTTCATCTCCATTGGATAATTCTAGTTCCAGGGATAAGGGAGGGGACAATACTTGTTTGAAACCAGAGCAACAGTTGCCTTCTTCACCGAACTCAAATCTTGAGTCTATTGAACTTCACAGCAATAGTAGCTCCCCTGGGGTAACTTGTAGAGAAAACGGGGCAGTTCAAAATCCTAATGGAGGACATGATGTTCAGCAGAGTCCTCAACCTAAAACGGAAGTTGAGAAGCAGCAAAGCAGCAGAGTAAATTTAGATCCAGAGATTAAGGAAAACTCACATGTGGGTAGAGAATCTGAGGTAGTAAGTTCTGTTTCACCAGCAGAGTCGAGAAGCAATCCTGCAGCATTACCACCTGCTCGTCCAGCAGGTCTTGGTCGTGCTTCTCCTCTTTTGGAACCTGCACCACGTGCTCCTCAACAGTCTCGTGTCAATGGAAATGTGTCTCACAATCAGTCTCAGCAAACTGAGGACTCTACCAATGCGGAGACTGATGAGCATGATGAGACCCGTGAGAAGCTTCAGTTGATCAGGGTAAAGTTTTTGAGGCTTGCACATAGACTAGGGCAAACCCCGCATAATGTTGTAGTTGCTCAGGTTTTATACAGGCTTGGACTGGCTGAGCAGTTGAGGGGGAGAAATGGAAGCCGTGTTGGTGCTTTTAGTTTTGATCGTGCCAGTGCCATGGCAGAACAGCTTGAAGCAGCTGGACAGGATCCACTTGATTTTTCTTGTACGATTATGGTGCTTGGTAAAAGTGGGGTTGGTAAAAGTGCAACAATCAATTCTATATTCGATGAAGTGAAATTTTGTACCGATGCATTTCAGATGGGGACAAAGAGGGTTCAAGATGTTGAGGGTTTTGTTCAGGGGATTAAGGTACGGGTGATTGACACTCCTGGTCTCTTACCTTCCTGGTCTGATCAAGCCAAGAATGAGAAGATCCTGAATTCTGTTAAGGCTTTCATCAAGAAGAGTCCACCTGACATTGTACTATATCTTGATAGGTTGGATATGCAAAGCAGAGATTCTGGTGACATGCCTCTCCTGCGCACCATCAGTGATGTTTTTGGTCCATCGATATGGTTTAATGCCATTGTGGGTTTGACTCATGCCGCTTCTGTTCCACCAGATGGCCCAAATGGCACTGCTTCTAGCTATGACATGTTTGTAACACAACGTTCTCATGTCATCCAGCAGGCCATTCGCCAAGCAGCTGGAGATATGAGGCTCATGAACCCTGTTTCTTTAGTTGAGAATCACTCTGCTTGCAGGACTAATCGGGCAGGCCAGAGAGTATTACCGAATGGCCAAGTGTGGAAGCCTCATTTGCTGTTACTCTCATTTGCATCCAAGATTCTAGCAGAAGCAAATGCTCTTCTGAAATTACAAGACAATATTCCCGGGAGACCATTTGTAGCTCGGTCCAAGGCTCCGCCATTACCATTTCTCCTTTCATCACTTCTGCAATCAAGACCACAACCGAAGCTTCCTGAACAACAGtatggtgatgaagaagatgaagatgatttaGACGGATCATCAGATTCGGATGAAGAATCGGAGTATGACCAGCTTCCTCCCTTTAAGAGCCTGACTAAAGCTCAAATGGCTACGCTTAGTAGATCTCAGAAGAAGCAGTATCTAGATGAAATGGAGTACCGGGAGAAACTATTAATGAAGAAGCAAATgaaagaggaaagaaagagacgTAAGATGTTTAAGAAATTTGCTGCAGAGATTAAAGATTTGCCTGATGGGTATAATGAAAATGTGGAAGAGGAGAGTGGTGGACCTGCATCAGTTCCAGTTCCCATGCCAGATTTATCTCTACCTGCGTCTTTTGACTCTGATAACCCGACTCACCGCTACCGCTACCTTGATTCCTCCAATCAGTGGCTTGTTAGGCCAGTCCTGGAAACTCATGGGTGGGATCATGATATTGGTTATGAAGGTGTGAATGCAGAACGCCTCTTcgttgtaaaagaaaaaataccaATATCTGTCTCAGGCCAAGTCACAAAAGACAAGAAGGATGCAAATGTGCAGTTGGAAATGGCAAGCTCAGTTAAGCATGGAGAGGGTAAATCAACTTCCCTAGGTTTTGACATGCAAACTGTTGGAAAGGAATTGGCTTACACTCTTCGAAGTGAAACAAGATTCAACAATTTCAGGAGAAACAAAGCTGCAGCTGGTCTCTCTGTAACTCTCTTGGGCGATTCGGTTTCTGCGGGGGTGAAAGTCGAAGATAAGTTGATTGCTAATAAATGGTTCAGAATGGTTATGTCTGGTGGAGCAATGACTAGTCGGGGAGATGTGGCTTATGGTGGTAGTTTAGAAGCTCAGTTGAGAGATAAAGATTATCCGCTTGGTCGGTTTTTGACTACTCTTGGACTTTCCGTTATGGATTGGCACGGTGATCTTGCTATAGGAGGGAACATACAGTCTCAGGTTCCCATTGGACGTTCCTCTAATTTAATTGCTCGTGCAAATCTGAATAATAGAGGAGCAGGGCAAGTGAGTGTCCGTGTAAACAGCTCAGAGCAGCTCCAACTTGCTATGGTTGCAATTGTTCCTCTCTTCAAAAAGCTACTTAGTTATTATTCCCCGCAAACGCAATATGGACAATGA